Proteins from a genomic interval of Solea solea chromosome 10, fSolSol10.1, whole genome shotgun sequence:
- the LOC131466362 gene encoding neurofascin-like has protein sequence MLKLVLVLGCLLSLTLAQPRDMAHKRVARSSSESNSASGSNEQTTGTSNISVSQLLELLRLLLSTTTTTAATTTTTTTKAPATTAAATTK, from the exons ATGCTGAAGTTAGTGCTTGTGCTTGGATGCCTCCTGAGCCTCACTCTGGCTCAACCT AGAGACATGGCTCACAAACGTGTTGCCCGCTCAAGTTCTGAGTCTAACTCAGCATCAGGCTCCAACGAG CAAACTACTGGTACTAGTAATATTTCTGTTTCACAACTGCTTGAGCTACTGAGACTCTTACTCTctaccacaactacaactgcagccactactactactactacaactaaaGCTCctgccaccactgctgctgcaactacCAAGTAG
- the LOC131466363 gene encoding neurofascin-like: MLKLVLVLGCLLSLTLAQPRDMAHKRVARSSSESNSASGSNEQTTGTSSVSQLLELLKLLLSTTTTTTAATTTTTTTTKAPATTAAATTK; the protein is encoded by the exons ATGCTGAAGTTAGTGCTTGTGCTTGGATGCCTCCTGAGCCTCACTCTGGCTCAACCT AGAGACATGGCTCACAAACGTGTTGCCCGCTCAAGTTCTGAGTCTAACTCAGCATCAGGCTCCAACGAG CAAACTACTGGTACTAGTTCTGTTTCACAACTGCTTGAGCTGCTGAAACTCTTACTCTctaccacaacaactacaactgcagccactactactactactactacaactaaaGCTCctgccaccactgctgctgcaactacCAAGTAG
- the LOC131466361 gene encoding uncharacterized protein LOC131466361: protein MLKLVLVLGCLLSLTLAQPRDMAHKRVARSSSESNSASGSNEQTTGTSNISVSQLLELLRLLLSTTTTTAATTTTTTTTKAPATTAAATTK from the exons ATGCTGAAGTTAGTGCTTGTGCTTGGATGCCTCCTGAGCCTCACTCTGGCTCAACCT AGAGACATGGCTCACAAACGTGTTGCCCGCTCAAGTTCTGAGTCTAACTCAGCATCAGGCTCCAACGAG CAAACTACTGGTACTAGTAATATTTCTGTTTCACAACTGCTTGAGCTGCTGAGACTCTTACTCTctaccacaactacaactgcagccactactactactactactacaactaaaGCTCctgccaccactgctgctgcaactacCAAGTAG
- the LOC131466360 gene encoding spore coat protein SP96-like: MLKLVLVLGCLLSLTLAQPRDMARKRVARSSSESNSSSDSDERTSTASSDLARLRELLQLLKALRKTTTTAATTTTTTTATTTTKAPTTAAAPATTAAATTK; the protein is encoded by the exons ATGCTGAAGTTAGTGCTTGTGCTTGGATGCCTCCTGAGTCTCACTCTGGCTCAACCT AGAGACATGGCTCGCAAACGTGTTGCCCGCTCAAGTTCTGAGTCTAACTCATCATCAGACTCAGACGAA AGAACCAGTACTGCTTCAAGTGATCTGGCAAGACTGCGTGAGCTGCTGCAACTCTTAAAGGCGCTCAGAAAgacaactacaactgcagccactactactactactactactgctactactacaactaaaGCTCCTACCaccgctgctgctcctgctaccactgctgctgcaactacCAAGTAG